tatttttttatatgtgtattaaACTACCTGTTGGGGTATGACACATGATAACAGGAATTCCTGAACTTTGACCCTCTGCTCTCAGAATGGAGCTACACATTGGTGAAATAGTGGTAAAAACTTGGACATTAttctggagagaaagaaaattaatattttaaataaaaaaacaaacaaaaaacaattaaattaccCTTTTAAATTTTATCATTACTCTTCCATGCAGAGTTCTAACTACTCTAATAACTGATGCATTGGGCACCTTTCTGTTTTGACTATGTGCAATATCTCATGAATATAGATGTTCAGTTTCAATTGCCTGcataacatttaacatgttttattaatatatttttttcatgacCCAACTGCCATAATCTTGGCCTATGGATGCATATGTTTACATGCCTACTCACACGATCAACATTCTCAACAGTGTCTGTGTCTCCAGCTGCACTGCTGAAGTTACTGGTGCAGGATGAGGAGTGAGATATAGCAGGCCATCCACTGCAGTCCTTTGGCTTCAGATTCCCCTCTCTTTCAGGTGATgagtataaaatgtatatatatatatatatatatatatatatatatatatatatatatatatatatatatatatatatatatatatatatataatattaagaagtgcaaaagaacagaaaagatgtgtgtgtgtgtgtgtgtgtgtgtgtgtgtgtattatatatatatatatatatatatatatatatatatatatatatatatatatatataaacacacacacacacatgcagatattAATAGGAGTCTATTACAGGGGTGTATGTAAGATATAAAGCAATACCTTTCTTTACTCAAGCAGATCTCTGGAGAACTGGGGTTTGATGATGTCTCTGATCTTACCTCTTGCGAGAGATGACTGCTGTCTAGACTCCTTTGATCACAAAGCACACTAGAATAACATGGAGACAAAAAAGCAGGGCTGCTCTTTTCTTTATGTGACAACTTATTTGAATGCCCACTTAGAGCACTATATTTGACAACAGCTGAATGCATGGGGACAATTTTTAACAGCCATTAGAGATGCTGCAGCTGACAGAGAGGGCAGTGCAGCTGCAGGAGATTTCTGCATGTCAGTGCTTTGTACCTGTGCACTGAGAGCTCGGGCTGCCCATCCATGCTGACATACAGCCGGGGGAAAAATCCAGAGCGTCTCTTCACTGGGCTCTTCAGAGGAGACTTGGCAGTAGCTGACGCTGGAgactggaacaaaaacaaaatgacgaGCAGTGGCAAAGTTCTGCCTATCCAACATTAGCAAACAGCTATTACTACTGTCACATTGATGTATGCTTGAATGTGGCAAGGTCCTGCTTGTAGAGCTCACCGTGTTCTTAGTACACTCAGCATTGCTATGAGTGAGGCCCGCTCCACTTAGACTGGTGGGCACTCCCCCTCCTCCTATGGAGGAGCAACCATGCTTCTGAGAGCCCACCATTGTGTCCATGGAGTGGCTGCGCACACGCATTGCCCGctgagagtgacagagggaaaATCATAGAGACAGGAGGACACCTCTATCACCTTTCTCTCAGAACTGAAGATACCAAGtaaaaactacttttttttaTAACGGAAGCATGTGGCTTCATTTGCTAGTTCTGAGATGGTTTTAAAAGTATGGTGTTTGTAATGAAATAGCTTGTTTAAAAGGGGCACCTTGATAGACTCCAGTAATCCCCCATGGCCTCCATTTTCCAGCCGCTCATCTTCATTGCCTAGGGGATGACCAAGCACGGCCTGGGTCTGTCTGTGCAACTCATTATGAAGGTTATCGAGCAATGCTGCTCGTGTTCTCTCCTgatatgcgcacacacgcacacacgcgcatgcacacacacgcacgcacgcacacgcacacacacatacacatttacgCATGAATATGTTCACAGAAATGTTAGACTAGATGCAAATTTCCAGTTCTATATCAGGCTGCAATGTCACTGTCCATTTCATACTTTTACCTCAAGTTTAGCAAATCGTTCAGACCGGTAGCAGGCTAGTTCTGCATTGATCAGCTTAGTCAGAAGGAACTCTCTGAACTCGGGGCCCTTTGGATCGACAGTGAAACAGCACAAAACTTTTGGTGTAATTGGCATTAAGGAAAGACCTTAGCACAAAATACTCCAAAATGGAGTCACAGGAGCCGGACCagtacactttttttttttttttacctttctgAAGACTGGTGGGTTTGGGAGAGGAGGGCCAAACTTTGGCACATCATTCCGTGCTGTTATAGAAACCTGTAACCAATAGATTTTTTAGCCAATAAACAAGTGGATTTTCGATTGAATATTAAGTCTGGGTATAAAGATTAAAAGGGATGAGTCCTAGCAGAACTTACATTATTCTGATTTagtttaatggtgtgtgtaacatttaatttagcTCAGTGGCTGTCTATCGGTTGTCTGAAACTTATAACTGGTGTTCTACCTTGTATGTGGTGTGATCTGTTCCAGGATTCTCCACCTGGATCAGGATATAGGCATGGAGGAAGTTGGAGGCGATCATGTCAGGCACAAATGGCGTGGGATCCTCCTGAAATATTGCTGCCACAATGTCATTTCCTATGTGTCTCTTCCTTTGAAGCTATGTGTGAAAGAAAAGATTCAaagtgaattttaaaatatcacCTCAGATTTAATTCAACATCTTACTTTAATTCAACAGCTGACAGTTCAGGTGACTGCAGTTTCATAAGAGCTGCCTGTAGAGTAACTCATATGCTGCCAGAAGTTAGTAGGTGTAATTACTAACTGCAGCAATACTATATGAGAGTTTGTAGTCTAAACCTGTACCTGTTGTGCATCTCCTTCTGCATAGGGCAGCTTTGTAGAGACATGGAACATGAGCTCCTGTCCTTTGAACACAGTGTAGACTGACCGAGAGCCTGTCTGCCCATGATGAACATCTAGACCACCTCGGAAACTATATGAGACAGTGAAAGGTCAATGAGTTATTTTCATTCTTAAGTAGGTATCTTTTATATAAATGGACATATTTGGTGATTCACAACAAAACGCAGTTAAAATATACTACATAGCCAAGATTTGTTAGCAtagtatacaaaaatataatagaattttatattttacaattttcaGTTTATCATAGAGAACATATATAGGCTATATAAACAGCATTTCATTACTAACTAAAAGTTCTGCATCTCCgcttatcatttttatgcacaATATTCCTTGCTTCACCAGCTACAAACTGCATATTTAACAGATCTATGAGCATCCGAATACATTTCACAATTTTGTAAACAACTACTGCTTTTGGCTATTCTCATTTGGGGTCGCCACAGTGGATCATCAGAttccatttctttctgtcttctgcaTATTTCTCTCCAACACCAATTACCTGCATGTCCTCCCTCGCCAAGAACCTCCTCTTTGgcctccctcttttcctccttcCCAGTAGTTCCCTCTTTAGTATCCTTCTCCCTATATACCCAGCAAGCCTCCTCAAACTCTCAGTCTTGCCTCCCTCACTTGGTCTGCAAACTTTCTAACCTGAACTAAATTTCTAATATACTCCTTCCTTGTCCTATCCATCCTCGTCACTCCTATTGCAAATTTTAGCATTCCCAACTCTGCCACCACCAGGTCAGACTCCTGTCCTTTCATTAAGGTCACAGCCTGTAAACCATATAACTAGTCTCAACACCAAACCTACTCTTTCACTCTTGCTGGCACCCCTCTGTTGCACATCACTCCTGACACTCGTCTCCACTTACTCCACCCTGCATgtgctgcatgtttttttttcccacctctCTTCCACATTCGCTGATACTTTTGACCGTTTAAACTCCTCAGACTTCACCACCTGTACTCCTTGCAACCTCAACATTCCACTATCCCCCCCATCTCATTCACACATATTCAGTTTTGATTAAATTAATTCCTCTTCTCGCCAGTGCAAGTCCAACTCTCCAAACTCTGTGCAAACTGCTCTCTACTCTCACTAATGTCATCTGCGATCATCATAGTCCATGGAGATTCCTGCCTATCTACCAGCCTATAACCACTGCAAAGGGCTCAGTGCCAATCTTTGATGTAATCCCACCTCTCCCTTGAAACCATCCCTCATCCCTACCTTGTACAATTCCACACCTGCTCTCTTCTCACCTTGTGGTACATTTTCTCTAGATCCACAAAACAGTGTAACTCTTTCTGCCCTTCTCTATACTTCTCTATCAAAATTCTCAGAACAAATATCTCATCTATATTGCTCTTACTTGGCATGAAATCATACTGCTACTCACGAATACTCACTTCTCTTCTAAATCTCACTTCCATCACCCTTTCTCATAGCTTCATGCTGTGATTGACAATTTTTTAAACACTAGAAAAATTTACATtaaattttttcattttaatataaaatgtttctatCAGAGTGATTTTCTTGGGTCTGCTTCTCTCCTCCTTGACAATCTCTCTTACCCTTTAAAATCCTGCAGCTCTATACAATCACCAAGCACTCCAAGAAACTCTCTGAAGGCAGGAGTCTCCTCACTGTTTCCAAACAGCTCCTCTTCTGATGTCTGCATGGCACATAATTTAGTGCAGAATAGTCAAGAGAGGGAAGCTCAAACTAGGATAAAAAGATACAGGTGGAAGTcaaaaggggaagagagaaacaaacaaacaaacaaac
This is a stretch of genomic DNA from Electrophorus electricus isolate fEleEle1 chromosome 6, fEleEle1.pri, whole genome shotgun sequence. It encodes these proteins:
- the rap1gap2b gene encoding rap1 GTPase-activating protein 2b isoform X3, with the translated sequence MLRRKRSVSFGGFGWIDKSTITALRTRKQELLTTSGVPLADYPPSPPRTAPASMKTTQFFDSLEKMEDDYIPNPSIEQVLKQGAPYPQVIQPRFGGYWIEDSDTPALNQNSWETSYYYEGNGEGENSSGEFGYRLESNYAIQAYRKHFLGKEHLNFYCTASNHGNLILSLRHEETKDQEYLHIILRTASKTVYNRLSLVGLNELPSIPQLVKLLCGDIHALKFSPVLYPKGSHLIVSYDDHELNNTFKFGVIYQTFGQTSEEELFGNSEETPAFREFLGVLGDCIELQDFKGFRGGLDVHHGQTGSRSVYTVFKGQELMFHVSTKLPYAEGDAQQLQRKRHIGNDIVAAIFQEDPTPFVPDMIASNFLHAYILIQVENPGTDHTTYKVSITARNDVPKFGPPLPNPPVFRKGPEFREFLLTKLINAELACYRSERFAKLEERTRAALLDNLHNELHRQTQAVLGHPLGNEDERLENGGHGGLLESIKRAMRVRSHSMDTMVGSQKHGCSSIGGGGVPTSLSGAGLTHSNAECTKNTSPASATAKSPLKSPVKRRSGFFPRLYVSMDGQPELSVHSVLCDQRSLDSSHLSQEVRSETSSNPSSPEICLSKEREGNLKPKDCSGWPAISHSSSCTSNFSSAAGDTDTVENVDRISRIRIPTDPI
- the rap1gap2b gene encoding rap1 GTPase-activating protein 2b isoform X2; this translates as MLRRKRSVSFGGFGWIDKSTITALRTRKQELLTTSGVPLADYPPSPPRTAPASMKTTQFFDSLEKMEDDYIPNPSIEQVIQPRFGGYWIEDSDTPALNQNSWETSYYYEGNGEGENSSGEFGYRLESNYAIQAYRKHFLGKEHLNFYCTASNHGNLILSLRHEETKDQEYLHIILRTASKTVYNRLSLVGLNELPSIPQLVKLLCGDIHALKFSPVLYPKGSHLIVSYDDHELNNTFKFGVIYQTFGQTSEEELFGNSEETPAFREFLGVLGDCIELQDFKGFRGGLDVHHGQTGSRSVYTVFKGQELMFHVSTKLPYAEGDAQQLQRKRHIGNDIVAAIFQEDPTPFVPDMIASNFLHAYILIQVENPGTDHTTYKVSITARNDVPKFGPPLPNPPVFRKGPEFREFLLTKLINAELACYRSERFAKLEERTRAALLDNLHNELHRQTQAVLGHPLGNEDERLENGGHGGLLESIKRAMRVRSHSMDTMVGSQKHGCSSIGGGGVPTSLSGAGLTHSNAECTKNTSPASATAKSPLKSPVKRRSGFFPRLYVSMDGQPELSVHSVLCDQRSLDSSHLSQEVRSETSSNPSSPEICLSKEREGNLKPKDCSGWPAISHSSSCTSNFSSAAGDTDTVENVDRNNVQVFTTISPMCSSILRAEGQSSGIPVIMCHTPTDFKNKNSHRSNLKFRFDKLSHSADGH
- the rap1gap2b gene encoding rap1 GTPase-activating protein 2b isoform X1, yielding MLRRKRSVSFGGFGWIDKSTITALRTRKQELLTTSGVPLADYPPSPPRTAPASMKTTQFFDSLEKMEDDYIPNPSIEQVLKQGAPYPQVIQPRFGGYWIEDSDTPALNQNSWETSYYYEGNGEGENSSGEFGYRLESNYAIQAYRKHFLGKEHLNFYCTASNHGNLILSLRHEETKDQEYLHIILRTASKTVYNRLSLVGLNELPSIPQLVKLLCGDIHALKFSPVLYPKGSHLIVSYDDHELNNTFKFGVIYQTFGQTSEEELFGNSEETPAFREFLGVLGDCIELQDFKGFRGGLDVHHGQTGSRSVYTVFKGQELMFHVSTKLPYAEGDAQQLQRKRHIGNDIVAAIFQEDPTPFVPDMIASNFLHAYILIQVENPGTDHTTYKVSITARNDVPKFGPPLPNPPVFRKGPEFREFLLTKLINAELACYRSERFAKLEERTRAALLDNLHNELHRQTQAVLGHPLGNEDERLENGGHGGLLESIKRAMRVRSHSMDTMVGSQKHGCSSIGGGGVPTSLSGAGLTHSNAECTKNTSPASATAKSPLKSPVKRRSGFFPRLYVSMDGQPELSVHSVLCDQRSLDSSHLSQEVRSETSSNPSSPEICLSKEREGNLKPKDCSGWPAISHSSSCTSNFSSAAGDTDTVENVDRNNVQVFTTISPMCSSILRAEGQSSGIPVIMCHTPTDFKNKNSHRSNLKFRFDKLSHSADGH